In one window of Peribacillus sp. FSL H8-0477 DNA:
- a CDS encoding manganese catalase family protein, with product MIKRVNRIAIELPMPKHGDMKAAAAVQDLMGGKFGEMSTLNNYMFQSFNFRDRKNFKPFYDIIASITAEEFGHVELVATAINLLSYGNTFPGDPDIAPLQNGKHSNYPLHFTATAQTAYPGDAMGRPWNGEYVNNSGNLVSDLLANYLLEIGARTHKMRVYEMTDHPVAREMIGYLLVRGGTHIIAYAKALEVATGVEVGKMLPVPDLSNNKFDHAKKFMDQGLYNVLYTWGEKEYLDMKQIWKGPNPETGEPLIVIDGMPKGAPPPDLPAVPEEFAPGIDRDDYERILKRLKSNM from the coding sequence ATGATTAAGCGTGTTAATCGAATTGCGATAGAATTGCCAATGCCTAAACACGGCGACATGAAAGCAGCCGCAGCCGTTCAGGATCTAATGGGCGGCAAATTCGGAGAAATGTCTACATTGAACAATTATATGTTCCAATCGTTCAATTTTCGTGACAGAAAAAACTTCAAGCCCTTCTACGACATCATTGCCAGTATTACAGCAGAAGAATTCGGCCATGTTGAATTAGTAGCCACGGCGATTAATTTACTTTCATATGGAAATACGTTTCCTGGAGATCCTGACATTGCACCACTGCAAAATGGGAAGCATTCTAATTATCCGCTTCATTTTACCGCTACAGCTCAAACAGCATACCCTGGTGATGCGATGGGCCGGCCATGGAACGGTGAGTACGTCAATAACTCAGGGAATCTCGTATCCGATTTACTTGCGAATTATTTATTAGAAATTGGGGCTCGAACACATAAAATGCGGGTCTATGAAATGACAGACCATCCAGTGGCAAGAGAAATGATTGGTTATCTGTTAGTCCGCGGCGGCACCCATATTATTGCGTATGCCAAAGCACTTGAAGTCGCAACAGGCGTGGAAGTAGGGAAGATGCTGCCCGTACCTGATCTAAGTAACAATAAGTTTGATCATGCAAAGAAATTTATGGACCAAGGACTCTATAATGTCCTATATACATGGGGAGAAAAAGAGTATTTAGATATGAAACAAATCTGGAAAGGGCCGAATCCTGAAACAGGTGAACCATTAATCGTCATTGATGGGATGCCTAAAGGTGCTCCGCCGCCAGATTTGCCAGCAGTACCTGAAGAATTTGCTCCAGGGATTGATCGAGACGATTATGAACGAATTCTTAAGCGTCTGAAGAGTAATATGTAG
- a CDS encoding YheC/YheD family endospore coat-associated protein gives MTLYKSEGKRMYRILPIESDKNTIILPYHSELAAELTDGQEILLEYGQKTHSVHVNPSKALEADHLLVSADILKQMKIPLTSAYCLRVERNKLIIGPYIGILADLSGEVLAELVTTLSSFLTYYHRIGGTVVAFALDGVNTNKQEIQGYIYEPETKKWIPGTYTYPASVLSITEASLTNKWDNFTKVMLHFKQGLGSAVFNYPIFSKWDMYKLLKPRYENHLPETKVYMDPQTIKEMIEKHQTIYIKPIHGRLGRYIFQAEKSSSGYTIRYKMKRKPKVRSYRTEKSFLLFFQKLINPGDYLIQATIPLMRHNQSLIDFRVMMAKNHQGEWQTSGIFARYGASGSIVSNITAGGRAELADKTLKKVWKLNNKQISEVKQTIIELCRNVLAVIEAEGYHCGNIGVDIGIDQDLALSIIEINNQNPDPYIAKRAKRSPEFYKHRYLNMMYAKKLAGF, from the coding sequence ATGACTTTATATAAAAGCGAGGGAAAACGGATGTATCGGATCTTACCCATTGAATCAGATAAAAATACGATTATCCTGCCCTACCATTCTGAACTAGCTGCTGAGTTAACGGATGGTCAAGAAATCCTCCTCGAATATGGACAAAAAACGCATTCTGTACATGTGAATCCTTCTAAAGCGCTTGAAGCAGATCATCTTCTGGTGTCAGCCGATATACTCAAACAAATGAAAATACCGCTTACGTCTGCTTATTGTTTACGTGTTGAGCGAAATAAGCTCATTATTGGACCTTATATCGGGATTTTAGCTGACTTATCAGGTGAAGTATTAGCTGAATTAGTTACGACTCTCTCAAGCTTTTTAACTTATTATCATAGAATTGGTGGTACAGTCGTAGCATTTGCTCTAGATGGTGTGAATACAAATAAACAGGAAATCCAAGGGTATATTTATGAACCTGAAACAAAAAAGTGGATTCCTGGTACGTATACCTACCCCGCTTCTGTTCTTTCTATAACCGAAGCAAGCCTTACTAATAAATGGGATAATTTCACCAAGGTCATGCTGCATTTTAAACAAGGCCTAGGATCAGCCGTTTTCAATTACCCCATATTTTCGAAATGGGATATGTATAAATTGCTTAAACCTAGGTATGAAAATCATTTGCCTGAAACGAAGGTCTACATGGATCCGCAAACGATAAAAGAAATGATTGAAAAGCATCAGACCATCTATATTAAGCCTATCCATGGACGGCTCGGCAGGTATATTTTCCAAGCAGAAAAGAGTTCTTCCGGGTATACGATTCGCTATAAAATGAAACGGAAGCCTAAGGTACGTTCATATCGGACTGAAAAATCCTTTTTATTATTTTTTCAGAAGCTGATCAACCCAGGAGACTATTTAATTCAAGCAACGATCCCGCTGATGCGCCATAATCAAAGCTTAATTGATTTTAGGGTAATGATGGCTAAGAATCATCAAGGCGAATGGCAAACCAGCGGCATTTTTGCTAGATATGGTGCAAGCGGCAGCATTGTGAGTAATATAACAGCAGGCGGGCGAGCGGAACTAGCGGATAAGACCTTGAAAAAGGTTTGGAAGTTAAATAACAAACAAATCTCAGAAGTAAAGCAGACGATTATCGAACTATGCAGAAATGTATTAGCTGTAATCGAAGCTGAAGGCTATCATTGCGGCAATATTGGGGTCGATATTGGGATTGATCAAGACCTAGCTTTATCCATTATTGAAATTAATAATCAAAATCCAGATCCGTATATTGCTAAACGAGCAAAACGTTCACCTGAATTTTATAAACACAGGTATTTAAATATGATGTATGCTAAAAAGCTGGCTGGATTTTAA
- a CDS encoding R2-like ligand-binding oxidase translates to MVHEKMQTTSALGLREDSMPFRLYQKAKKFGIWNPCDIDFSRDIEDWKKMTEPQRENILQLISQFQAGEEAVTLDLLPLIMAIAKEGRIEEEMYLTTFLFEEAKHTEFFRIFLNTIGETGDLTIHHSDKFKEVFYDMLPTAMEKLLTDTSPEAIAEASTVYNMFIEAVLAETAYFGIHNSLEKSGLMPGLTKGMSLIKRDESRHIAYGTFLIQRIICEHPHIYDLVAQKMGELTPYAIQLNKEGTKNSEEHPFGADPDASMNFTMRQLSLRMEILSRARGKKIEEVYKSEISDYGVQEEVEV, encoded by the coding sequence ATGGTACATGAAAAAATGCAAACCACAAGCGCATTAGGATTACGTGAAGATTCAATGCCCTTCAGACTTTATCAAAAAGCCAAGAAATTTGGAATCTGGAATCCATGTGATATTGATTTCAGCAGAGATATCGAAGATTGGAAAAAAATGACGGAACCTCAAAGGGAAAATATTCTTCAACTTATTTCTCAGTTTCAAGCTGGGGAAGAAGCAGTCACACTTGATCTCCTGCCGCTCATTATGGCAATTGCTAAAGAGGGACGGATTGAAGAAGAAATGTACCTCACAACCTTTTTGTTTGAAGAAGCTAAACACACTGAATTCTTTCGAATTTTCTTAAATACGATTGGGGAAACAGGAGATTTAACCATTCATCATTCTGATAAATTTAAAGAAGTTTTTTACGATATGCTGCCAACCGCTATGGAAAAACTTCTGACAGACACATCTCCAGAGGCAATCGCTGAAGCTTCTACTGTTTATAACATGTTTATCGAAGCCGTTTTAGCTGAAACAGCATATTTCGGTATTCATAACTCACTTGAAAAGTCAGGGTTGATGCCTGGGCTGACTAAAGGAATGAGTCTAATCAAACGAGATGAGTCACGTCATATTGCCTACGGAACGTTCTTAATTCAGCGGATCATCTGTGAGCATCCGCATATTTACGACTTAGTTGCTCAAAAGATGGGCGAACTGACTCCTTATGCCATACAACTAAATAAAGAAGGAACGAAAAATAGCGAAGAACACCCATTTGGAGCGGATCCTGATGCCAGTATGAATTTTACGATGCGTCAGCTTTCTCTGCGTATGGAGATTCTCTCGCGTGCAAGAGGCAAAAAGATCGAAGAAGTTTACAAATCAGAAATCTCCGATTATGGTGTACAGGAAGAAGTAGAAGTATAA
- a CDS encoding DEAD/DEAH box helicase, translated as MNSTVEYIKEWQKALQIEIQHVKKYGSTRYRISNGHLLSSSDLFSYYFESTVSIRVPVGSQIRLVWGGIEQEGRVLSSEGKSIILSFEKSLGDLISEAFLYHDPWELLDHLISRLDEIKKSKQKRIRVKRLMDPSMPPKHPIAEEDSTSLRELFVRSKYNPITFVWGPPGTGKTYTLARVAANHYFKGKRILLLSHSNQAVDVLMEELSAFVKKKKRFKEGEILRYGTQVGDVLSGHPDIITSQLLKMNAPDLIDDKEGLVDEKMHLKQDLSSSFSKRDSEKLIDLEKKLVRVLEKIRQKEMELVKEAKILGTTLAKAASDQTLYETEFDIVILDEASMAYVPQVAFASSLAKNLIVCGDFKQLPPIASGRHPLVTTWLKEDIFHSTGVAESVKTGTLHPHLFLLKEQRRMHPDISAFTNRYIYNNLVGDHPDTAKKRGGIMTASPFPNQAAILLDTSHSGSHCLSERTSKSKMNPWQLFISFQLIHEAYMGGARSIGYVSPYRAQAALMTQLLDDVYQEERSHADIIAATVHRFQGSERDVMIFDTVDSYPEQRAGMLLTGKDSERLINVAITRTKGKFIQVSDTSFLKKTVYKGKVLRQLVDYQQAAGQSITNVEIGKWIQHHHPKLNWMHARKLEPVFIDVKNARESIVISLPNQSVLTPDWIQAINSRKPSVKLTVISDQQTRLTPDFAVHSSIAFPFIMIDRQYFWLGLPLDQGENILPPYVAARLDSPSVCQQFLAQLPQKE; from the coding sequence ATGAACTCAACTGTAGAATATATTAAAGAATGGCAAAAAGCCCTTCAAATTGAAATACAACATGTGAAGAAGTATGGCAGTACTCGTTATCGAATCAGTAACGGCCACCTGCTGTCCAGCAGCGATTTGTTCAGTTATTATTTTGAATCGACTGTCTCTATTCGTGTACCAGTAGGCTCCCAAATTCGATTGGTTTGGGGAGGGATAGAACAGGAGGGACGTGTCCTTTCATCCGAGGGGAAAAGCATCATCCTCTCCTTCGAGAAGTCTTTAGGCGATTTAATTAGTGAAGCCTTTCTTTATCACGATCCATGGGAACTTCTCGATCATTTAATCTCACGCCTTGATGAAATAAAAAAAAGCAAACAAAAACGGATTCGAGTTAAACGATTAATGGATCCCTCTATGCCTCCTAAGCATCCGATTGCAGAAGAAGACTCAACCAGTCTGCGTGAGTTGTTTGTCCGCTCGAAATACAATCCGATTACGTTTGTCTGGGGACCTCCGGGTACAGGAAAAACCTATACACTGGCTCGAGTTGCAGCCAATCATTACTTTAAAGGAAAAAGGATTCTGCTTTTATCGCACAGCAATCAAGCGGTCGATGTGTTAATGGAAGAACTATCAGCCTTTGTAAAGAAAAAAAAGCGGTTTAAAGAAGGAGAAATTCTTCGCTATGGTACGCAAGTCGGCGACGTTTTATCAGGACATCCTGACATCATTACTTCACAGCTTCTGAAAATGAACGCTCCTGATTTAATAGATGATAAAGAAGGTTTAGTCGACGAAAAAATGCACTTAAAACAAGATCTTTCTAGTTCATTTAGCAAACGTGATTCAGAAAAGCTAATCGATCTAGAGAAAAAACTGGTTCGAGTCCTTGAGAAGATTCGTCAAAAAGAGATGGAGTTAGTAAAAGAGGCGAAGATCCTTGGTACCACGCTTGCGAAAGCGGCGAGTGACCAAACACTTTATGAAACGGAATTCGACATAGTCATTCTGGATGAAGCGAGTATGGCCTATGTCCCACAGGTTGCTTTTGCTTCGTCACTGGCTAAAAACCTTATCGTCTGTGGAGATTTTAAACAGCTGCCCCCGATTGCTTCAGGACGTCATCCGCTAGTCACTACCTGGCTCAAAGAAGATATTTTTCACAGTACAGGCGTAGCGGAATCGGTCAAAACCGGTACGCTTCATCCACATTTATTTTTACTCAAGGAGCAGCGGCGGATGCATCCAGACATTTCAGCGTTTACCAATCGATATATTTATAATAATTTAGTCGGTGACCATCCGGATACCGCTAAAAAACGCGGCGGCATCATGACAGCCAGCCCGTTCCCAAATCAAGCAGCCATTTTACTTGATACAAGCCATTCTGGCTCTCATTGTCTTTCAGAACGGACCTCCAAGTCCAAAATGAATCCATGGCAGTTATTTATTTCGTTTCAGCTGATTCATGAAGCGTATATGGGGGGCGCACGATCCATCGGCTATGTTTCCCCTTATCGCGCACAAGCGGCTTTAATGACTCAGCTGCTTGATGATGTATACCAGGAAGAACGATCTCATGCCGATATTATTGCGGCAACGGTTCATCGTTTCCAAGGGAGTGAGCGGGATGTGATGATCTTTGACACGGTTGATAGTTATCCTGAACAACGAGCAGGTATGCTGCTGACTGGTAAAGACAGTGAGCGGCTGATCAATGTAGCGATTACTAGAACAAAAGGAAAATTCATTCAAGTTAGTGACACGTCATTCCTTAAGAAAACTGTATACAAAGGAAAGGTACTAAGGCAGCTCGTTGACTATCAACAAGCGGCTGGACAAAGCATTACGAACGTTGAAATCGGAAAGTGGATTCAACACCATCATCCGAAACTTAACTGGATGCATGCCCGAAAACTAGAACCTGTTTTTATTGATGTGAAAAATGCCCGAGAAAGCATCGTGATTTCACTTCCAAATCAATCTGTTCTGACACCAGATTGGATACAAGCGATAAACAGCAGAAAGCCATCGGTCAAACTTACCGTTATCAGCGATCAGCAAACACGTTTAACACCGGATTTTGCTGTTCACTCGAGCATCGCTTTTCCATTTATCATGATTGACCGTCAATACTTTTGGTTAGGCCTGCCGCTTGATCAAGGAGAAAATATTTTACCTCCTTATGTAGCGGCTAGACTGGATTCCCCTTCGGTTTGTCAACAATTTTTAGCTCAACTTCCGCAAAAAGAATAA
- a CDS encoding MFS transporter, with translation MNYRRFVLYQGTISMASSMIFPFYILVLKNAGNNYAQFGWAYGLFALTSALTYPFIGRLADQVGDKVLLLVYSWAMALVLLFFPLVEEVWQVYLLQIMMGVLGAVQKNSEKTVLARHVDKEKAGREIGRYHVWTSVGAAAAVIATGYLVDFLTIGTIFYLASLVYLWSGFYILRKEKAATAS, from the coding sequence ATGAATTATCGTCGTTTTGTCTTATATCAGGGAACGATTAGCATGGCCAGCAGTATGATCTTCCCTTTTTATATTTTGGTATTAAAAAATGCCGGAAACAATTATGCGCAATTTGGCTGGGCTTATGGGTTATTTGCCTTAACTTCCGCTTTAACTTATCCATTCATCGGTAGACTGGCTGACCAGGTGGGCGATAAAGTACTTCTGCTTGTTTATTCTTGGGCAATGGCACTCGTGTTATTGTTCTTTCCCCTAGTTGAAGAGGTTTGGCAAGTCTATCTTTTACAAATAATGATGGGCGTTCTCGGCGCGGTTCAGAAGAATTCCGAAAAAACGGTCCTAGCACGTCATGTTGATAAAGAAAAGGCCGGGAGAGAGATTGGACGATATCATGTCTGGACTTCGGTTGGAGCAGCCGCAGCGGTAATTGCTACAGGGTATCTTGTCGATTTTCTGACGATTGGAACGATCTTTTATCTTGCTTCACTTGTCTATTTATGGAGCGGTTTCTATATCCTAAGAAAAGAAAAAGCAGCAACTGCATCTTGA
- a CDS encoding FAD-binding oxidoreductase, producing the protein MVLISYLVIFALSVTAYQSKLSSPIVEDKGRLLPVALKSITSGTTDQELQQLVKKAGKNDDKLSIAGMQHSQGGQTLYPDAVMIDMKPYNKILSFNPDQKTITVQSGATWDDIQTYINPYHLALKVTQSQNIFTVGGSLSVNVHGRDIRHHALIETVQSFRLLTAEGNILQVSRQENQELFTSVIGGYGLFGIILDVTLELTDDELYQYETKKIHYREYDSYFTKEVLANNQVKMHLARLSVAPESFLTDMYLTNYLLAPDQTVLKEYDSLKRDSIIALPKFFLGLARLSDAGKNIFWNVQRTYTLKTDGKFISRNNSMRSDSTFMDYDHPDKTETLQEYFVPVDEFANYIDDLRNMLEKEKDFNLLNITVRYVEKNEEAVMSYAKEDMFALVMLINQGTSKKAVNETEAVIQKMIDLTLAHQGSYYLPYYSYPSSSQLREAYPRTEEFFTLKHKYDPEERFMNLFYKEYQE; encoded by the coding sequence ATCGTACTGATTAGCTATTTAGTAATCTTTGCTTTATCGGTCACTGCCTATCAAAGCAAGCTTTCATCACCAATCGTAGAGGATAAGGGTCGTCTGCTTCCCGTAGCATTAAAATCGATTACTTCAGGAACGACGGATCAGGAATTGCAGCAGCTCGTTAAAAAAGCAGGAAAAAATGACGATAAACTGTCTATCGCAGGGATGCAGCACAGTCAAGGTGGTCAAACGCTGTATCCTGACGCCGTAATGATTGATATGAAGCCCTATAATAAAATCCTGTCTTTTAATCCCGATCAAAAAACCATTACTGTGCAAAGTGGAGCCACTTGGGATGATATTCAAACGTATATTAATCCTTATCATCTCGCTCTTAAAGTTACACAATCACAAAATATTTTTACTGTTGGCGGCTCACTTAGTGTGAATGTTCATGGCCGGGATATTCGTCATCATGCCCTAATAGAAACCGTTCAGTCATTTCGACTCTTGACGGCAGAAGGAAATATTCTTCAGGTTAGCAGACAGGAAAATCAAGAATTATTTACGTCTGTGATTGGCGGGTATGGACTGTTTGGGATAATTCTCGACGTGACGCTTGAGTTGACGGACGATGAACTTTATCAATACGAAACGAAAAAGATACATTACCGGGAATATGATTCGTATTTTACCAAAGAAGTGCTCGCAAACAATCAAGTGAAAATGCATTTAGCCAGACTATCTGTCGCCCCCGAGAGTTTTTTGACTGACATGTATCTAACCAATTATCTGCTTGCACCTGATCAAACAGTATTAAAGGAATACGATTCCTTAAAAAGAGATTCAATCATTGCGTTACCAAAGTTCTTTCTTGGACTTGCTCGATTAAGTGATGCTGGCAAGAATATCTTTTGGAATGTCCAGCGTACGTATACGTTGAAAACAGATGGAAAGTTTATTTCGAGAAATAATAGTATGCGCTCTGATTCAACATTTATGGATTACGACCATCCTGATAAAACGGAAACCCTGCAAGAATACTTTGTTCCAGTGGATGAGTTTGCAAATTATATTGATGACCTGCGAAACATGCTTGAAAAGGAGAAAGATTTTAATCTGCTTAATATCACCGTCCGCTATGTAGAAAAAAACGAAGAAGCCGTGATGTCCTATGCGAAAGAAGATATGTTTGCACTAGTTATGCTGATTAATCAGGGAACCTCAAAAAAAGCTGTTAATGAAACAGAAGCGGTGATTCAAAAGATGATTGATCTAACACTCGCTCATCAAGGCAGTTATTATCTCCCTTATTACAGCTATCCTTCTTCCTCACAATTAAGAGAAGCTTATCCAAGAACGGAAGAATTTTTTACATTAAAGCATAAGTATGACCCGGAGGAACGTTTTATGAATCTGTTTTATAAGGAGTATCAAGAATGA
- a CDS encoding YuzF family protein — MDNMKWTLTDPYVYQTLTGIIGKNVIVQTAKGSVTGVLQDVKPDHIVVNMGGSPFFIRTQQIVWVSPS; from the coding sequence ATGGATAATATGAAGTGGACCCTTACAGATCCCTATGTGTATCAAACATTGACGGGTATTATAGGAAAAAATGTGATTGTTCAAACGGCCAAAGGTTCTGTTACTGGTGTCTTACAGGATGTTAAACCAGATCATATTGTAGTCAATATGGGTGGATCGCCGTTTTTTATTAGAACACAGCAAATTGTATGGGTTTCACCAAGTTAA
- the pepF gene encoding oligoendopeptidase F has translation MTTYKTREEVNTAEKWRLEDIYPDQIRWEEDFNQISTLTKKLSKYEDNIPSAQALFDYLSLSEELGYTYKKVYVYAMLSVDLDTRSSSSQALLERAGQLGRKISQASSFFMPFLLSLEESTLKSYIAEVEGLKYFEDDLLDSYRFKSHVLNKDQEAILSQISEAFGAPQKTFGMINNADIKFGKVTNDDGEKIELTRGMYTKLIEDPDRAKRKEAYHAYYKPYVQLKNTIASTLSASVRNNVALSKTRNYPSALEKSLFSDQVPKEVYDNLIAATKENIAPMHAYIKLRKQLLGVAELHQYDMNVPLVQDAKEEISYDQAYEIMLEALKPLGEEYVATLAEFREKRYLDVRETPGKRSGAYNLGLYGVHPFILLNHHDDLDSLFTLAHECGHGMHSYFSSNYQPQISAGYSIFVAEVASTVNEILLIRYLLNTTTDAQKKKHLINHFIDSFKGTFFTQVMFAEFEKIVHEKAENDEPLTVEVFNDIYAGIFKQYNGDEMIFDEEVKYGWSRIPHFYRHFYVYKYATGYASAITIADKILSGDQAALTSYLNFLKSGSSEYPLDLLKKAGVDLTKPETIKHAMGIFNELVNEFSELMEEKQ, from the coding sequence ATGACTACATATAAAACAAGAGAAGAAGTAAATACAGCTGAGAAATGGCGTTTAGAAGATATCTATCCAGACCAAATCCGTTGGGAAGAAGATTTCAACCAAATTAGTACGTTAACAAAGAAACTTAGTAAATATGAAGACAATATTCCGTCTGCTCAAGCTTTATTTGATTATTTATCATTAAGCGAGGAGTTAGGCTATACCTATAAAAAAGTGTATGTCTATGCCATGCTTTCTGTTGATTTGGATACACGTTCCTCCTCGAGCCAAGCTTTGTTAGAGCGGGCAGGGCAATTGGGTCGTAAAATCAGCCAGGCTTCCTCGTTTTTCATGCCGTTTTTATTAAGTCTTGAGGAATCAACACTAAAAAGCTATATTGCGGAAGTAGAAGGTCTAAAATATTTTGAAGATGATTTACTGGATTCTTACCGGTTTAAATCCCATGTCCTAAACAAAGATCAAGAAGCGATTCTCTCTCAAATCAGCGAAGCATTTGGGGCTCCACAGAAAACATTTGGCATGATTAATAATGCGGATATTAAATTTGGGAAAGTAACCAATGATGATGGTGAAAAAATCGAACTTACCCGTGGTATGTATACAAAATTAATTGAAGATCCAGATCGGGCTAAACGAAAGGAAGCCTATCATGCTTACTACAAGCCCTATGTCCAGCTTAAAAATACGATTGCATCAACTTTATCTGCATCGGTACGAAATAATGTTGCGTTGTCTAAAACGAGAAATTATCCTTCTGCCCTAGAAAAATCATTATTTTCTGACCAAGTTCCAAAAGAAGTCTATGATAACCTTATTGCAGCAACGAAAGAGAATATTGCTCCCATGCATGCGTACATTAAGCTTCGGAAGCAACTCTTAGGCGTAGCTGAATTGCATCAATATGATATGAATGTTCCACTTGTTCAAGATGCTAAAGAAGAGATTTCCTATGATCAAGCGTATGAAATCATGCTTGAAGCGTTAAAACCACTCGGTGAAGAATATGTAGCAACTCTTGCTGAATTTAGAGAAAAACGCTATCTAGATGTACGTGAAACACCAGGTAAGCGTTCAGGCGCTTATAACCTTGGCCTTTATGGCGTTCATCCGTTTATTCTTTTAAATCACCACGATGACCTGGATAGTCTATTTACGTTGGCACATGAGTGCGGACATGGCATGCATTCTTATTTCAGTTCAAACTACCAGCCGCAAATCAGTGCGGGCTACTCTATTTTTGTTGCGGAAGTTGCTTCAACCGTTAATGAAATTTTATTAATTCGTTATTTGCTTAACACGACAACGGACGCCCAAAAGAAGAAACACTTAATTAATCATTTCATTGACAGTTTTAAAGGAACGTTCTTTACACAAGTCATGTTTGCCGAGTTCGAGAAAATTGTCCATGAAAAGGCGGAGAATGATGAACCGTTAACAGTGGAAGTATTTAATGATATCTACGCAGGAATCTTTAAACAATACAATGGGGATGAGATGATATTTGATGAAGAGGTCAAATACGGCTGGTCACGGATTCCGCATTTCTATCGGCATTTTTACGTTTACAAGTATGCAACAGGCTATGCCTCTGCTATAACCATTGCTGACAAAATTCTCTCTGGAGATCAAGCAGCATTAACGTCGTACCTGAACTTTTTAAAGAGTGGAAGCTCTGAGTACCCGCTTGACTTACTCAAAAAAGCAGGTGTTGATTTAACGAAGCCGGAAACCATTAAACATGCAATGGGTATTTTCAACGAACTCGTCAATGAATTTTCCGAACTCATGGAAGAGAAGCAGTAA
- a CDS encoding response regulator transcription factor → MMEGHLQDFLKKIQIQSDMKKKSELIVWGCSVYFPFQRACIFSYSPFSSSIEGIYLVEKKQISTLNRIKTDVHSIPPIYRAVTQNTPLFINSHETQAAFPEQIINEYNLTSVIVIPITILNVSTGFLLLDGFDGSTELLHQLISQLSQYATLAAAPLVVTSGTLSKRESEVLQYLANGYDINGIAEQLFISKYTVRDYLSSAVRKLGVRHRSEAVAVGIRSGMIV, encoded by the coding sequence ATGATGGAAGGTCATCTTCAGGATTTTCTAAAAAAAATCCAAATCCAATCGGATATGAAAAAGAAATCCGAATTAATTGTCTGGGGATGCAGCGTCTACTTCCCATTCCAGCGTGCATGTATTTTTAGTTATTCACCATTTTCGTCATCCATTGAAGGGATCTACCTCGTTGAAAAAAAGCAAATTTCAACCCTCAATCGCATAAAAACAGATGTTCATAGTATTCCACCTATTTATCGAGCTGTTACCCAAAACACCCCTTTGTTTATTAACTCACACGAAACACAAGCCGCTTTTCCTGAACAGATTATCAACGAATATAATCTTACTTCTGTGATTGTTATTCCCATTACTATTTTAAATGTTTCAACAGGGTTTCTTTTGCTCGATGGATTTGATGGATCGACAGAATTACTTCATCAGCTTATCAGTCAATTATCACAGTATGCTACGTTAGCTGCAGCGCCCTTGGTCGTAACATCAGGAACACTTAGCAAACGAGAATCAGAGGTCTTACAATATCTTGCGAACGGGTACGACATTAATGGAATAGCAGAACAGCTTTTTATTAGTAAGTATACCGTTCGCGATTACTTGAGTTCTGCCGTTCGGAAACTGGGTGTCCGTCACCGGTCTGAAGCAGTTGCTGTCGGTATACGCAGCGGTATGATTGTGTAA
- a CDS encoding YqcI/YcgG family protein produces the protein MLTMKNTLLRKEDMTNPEIVPEWVIKEYQTFHDTVTDKTFPCYFGMKAENKGELRYAYITRDDYSNLPSAVENFLKLFNEPPYIRHGLFVFVEPEPVEGDLEHYRKNFWDILQYLHEHDPKEWPEEKPKDPEHFLWDFHFDGEPIFIFGNAPAYKQRKTRDLGNSLVLGFQPRKIFEGLEGTEKGGIMSREKVRERVEKWDHLPTHPDISHYGDPEHNEWKQFFIGDDSEPIQGKCPFHHKDS, from the coding sequence ATGCTTACAATGAAAAATACACTTTTACGAAAAGAAGATATGACTAATCCAGAAATCGTTCCCGAATGGGTAATAAAAGAGTACCAAACTTTTCATGATACAGTGACTGATAAAACTTTTCCATGCTACTTCGGCATGAAAGCGGAAAATAAGGGAGAGCTTCGTTACGCCTATATTACCCGTGATGATTACTCTAACCTCCCTAGCGCAGTCGAAAACTTTCTTAAGCTCTTTAATGAACCACCCTACATACGGCATGGTCTTTTCGTATTTGTTGAACCAGAACCGGTAGAAGGGGATCTTGAACATTATCGAAAAAACTTTTGGGACATTCTTCAATATTTACACGAACATGATCCGAAAGAATGGCCTGAAGAAAAACCAAAAGACCCGGAGCACTTTTTATGGGACTTCCACTTTGATGGCGAGCCAATCTTTATCTTTGGTAACGCACCGGCCTATAAACAAAGAAAAACACGTGACCTTGGGAACAGCCTTGTTCTCGGCTTTCAACCTCGAAAAATATTTGAGGGTCTAGAAGGAACGGAAAAAGGCGGAATCATGTCTCGGGAAAAAGTAAGAGAACGAGTAGAGAAGTGGGACCATTTACCGACTCACCCTGATATTTCTCATTATGGTGATCCTGAACATAACGAATGGAAGCAATTCTTTATTGGAGATGACAGTGAGCCAATCCAAGGGAAGTGTCCCTTCCACCATAAAGACAGTTAA